One stretch of Roseibium sp. HPY-6 DNA includes these proteins:
- a CDS encoding TRAP transporter large permease subunit encodes MSLPLDLIMFGALIAFILLGYPVAFTIAGVATGFALLGWMLGDFNIQLMGAMGQRFFGVLINPVLTAIPLFVLMGVILEKSRIAEDLLETMGRLFGRMNGGLGVSVVLVGALLAASTGIVGATVVAMGLIALPTMLRNGYDPKLASGMVCTAGTLGQIIPPSTLLIILADVMSNAFQQAQYAQGKFTIETISVGQTFAAAMVPGLLLVVVYCVYILARARLFPSDAPAMREDVEKPSTQEIAAAIVPPILLIIAVLGSILGGIASPNEAASVGAIGAILLAGRRLGVSTRLIVLATLALLVLAVAATALPVRLQRSDVTLGGYLLAGLYAGLAIFALGVVLRILVAAFADGLLKASLLSTLTVTSMIFATILMASFFSLVFVGLGGEDRVHAILNEMPGGATGALIFAMLFVFVLGFFLDFVEISVILLPVLIPPLILMGIDPIWLTVLIAINLQTSFLTPPFGFSLFYLRGAAPKEITTGQIYRGVVPFIFLQVVAVAILWLFPILATWLPRSLY; translated from the coding sequence CGGGTTTTGCGCTTCTTGGCTGGATGCTGGGTGACTTCAACATCCAGCTGATGGGCGCCATGGGCCAACGGTTTTTCGGCGTTCTCATCAATCCGGTCCTGACAGCGATCCCGCTCTTTGTGTTAATGGGCGTCATCCTGGAAAAGAGCCGGATCGCGGAAGACCTGCTTGAGACCATGGGGCGCCTTTTCGGGCGCATGAACGGCGGTCTCGGCGTCTCCGTCGTGCTTGTCGGCGCGCTACTGGCGGCTTCAACGGGCATTGTCGGTGCAACGGTGGTCGCCATGGGCCTCATCGCCCTGCCGACGATGTTGCGCAACGGCTATGATCCCAAGCTCGCCTCAGGCATGGTCTGCACGGCCGGAACGCTCGGCCAGATCATACCGCCCTCGACGCTTCTCATCATCCTGGCCGACGTCATGTCGAACGCCTTCCAGCAGGCACAATATGCGCAGGGCAAATTCACCATCGAAACCATCTCGGTCGGACAGACCTTTGCCGCCGCCATGGTCCCCGGCCTGCTGCTGGTCGTTGTCTATTGCGTCTACATCCTCGCGCGCGCCAGGCTGTTTCCGAGCGATGCGCCGGCCATGCGCGAGGACGTCGAAAAACCATCCACGCAGGAAATCGCCGCCGCGATCGTTCCTCCGATCCTCCTGATCATCGCCGTCCTCGGGTCCATTCTGGGCGGGATAGCGTCTCCTAACGAAGCTGCCTCCGTCGGGGCGATCGGCGCCATATTACTGGCCGGCCGCCGTCTTGGCGTTTCCACTAGGTTGATTGTCCTTGCGACCCTCGCCTTGCTCGTGCTGGCGGTTGCTGCGACGGCGTTGCCGGTCCGTCTACAGCGCTCCGATGTGACACTAGGCGGTTATCTGCTGGCCGGACTTTATGCCGGTCTCGCAATCTTCGCGCTCGGTGTTGTCCTGCGCATTCTGGTCGCGGCCTTTGCTGATGGTCTTTTAAAGGCATCGCTTCTGTCGACCCTCACCGTGACCTCCATGATTTTCGCAACCATCCTCATGGCCAGTTTCTTCTCGCTGGTCTTTGTTGGTCTCGGCGGTGAGGACAGGGTTCATGCGATCCTCAACGAAATGCCCGGCGGTGCGACAGGCGCATTGATTTTTGCAATGCTGTTCGTCTTCGTGCTCGGCTTCTTTCTCGATTTCGTCGAGATCTCGGTGATCCTGCTGCCTGTGCTGATCCCGCCGCTCATTCTGATGGGCATCGACCCGATCTGGCTGACGGTCCTGATCGCGATCAACCTGCAGACATCCTTCCTGACACCACCCTTCGGCTTTTCCCTGTTTTACCTGCGCGGCGCGGCGCCCAAGGAAATCACGACCGGACAGATCTATCGCGGGGTCGTCCCGTTTATCTTCCTACAGGTGGTGGCAGTCGCAATCCTGTGGCTGTTTCCAATCCTCGCAACATGGTTGCCGCGCTCGCTTTATTGA
- a CDS encoding glycoside hydrolase family 3 N-terminal domain-containing protein, protein MNVPIGASVIIICALLVVASSFGSAFAEVRAQHDGSDPASEETVSLKDKIGQMILVGFLGNTSDRKGFRRVRDQMEAGEIGGVLYLGRNLKDRKTVRQMNAVLKDAAPTHLPPLIAIDQEGGKVQRLKRYHGFPDTPSAKRMARRYTPEKAETAYGTLAEGLADWGFTLNLGPVVDVDVHRRNPIIGRLGRSYSSDPERVAAYGAAFVSAHRDHGILTALKHFPGHGSSRTDSHKGAVDISRTWSADELVPFRQLIAENKVDLIMTAHVINRALEETHKNRPMSLSETALVEILRSDLGFTGVIISDDIQMDAIRRNFALEDAVLKAVHAQTDILLFANDKRPDPDIPEKVAGILLDAAEDDPLLVDKINAAYERILALKSRLKQLQPRLSTSTGTVSPLPAITPGDHLCALSPAQ, encoded by the coding sequence ATGAATGTGCCTATTGGGGCGAGTGTAATCATCATTTGTGCGTTGCTTGTTGTCGCAAGCAGCTTCGGCAGCGCGTTTGCCGAGGTTCGGGCACAGCATGATGGCAGTGATCCCGCGTCAGAGGAAACGGTCAGCCTGAAAGACAAAATCGGCCAGATGATCCTGGTCGGTTTTCTCGGAAATACGTCAGACAGAAAAGGGTTCAGGCGCGTTCGTGACCAGATGGAAGCCGGTGAAATCGGCGGCGTGCTTTATCTCGGGCGGAACCTGAAGGACCGGAAAACTGTCCGGCAGATGAATGCGGTTCTGAAGGACGCTGCGCCGACGCACCTGCCGCCCCTCATTGCGATTGATCAGGAGGGTGGAAAGGTCCAGCGTCTCAAGCGCTATCACGGCTTTCCCGATACACCCTCGGCGAAACGCATGGCGCGCCGGTATACCCCTGAAAAAGCAGAGACGGCCTATGGCACCCTCGCAGAAGGGCTTGCCGACTGGGGCTTCACGCTTAATCTCGGTCCTGTTGTCGATGTCGACGTCCACCGGCGCAACCCGATTATCGGACGGCTGGGACGATCTTACTCTTCCGATCCGGAACGCGTCGCAGCCTACGGAGCTGCCTTTGTATCCGCACACAGGGATCATGGTATCCTGACGGCGCTGAAGCACTTTCCCGGGCACGGTTCCAGCCGGACAGACAGCCACAAGGGTGCCGTCGACATTTCAAGAACCTGGAGCGCGGACGAGTTGGTGCCGTTTCGCCAGCTGATCGCAGAGAACAAGGTTGATCTGATCATGACGGCACATGTGATCAACCGGGCACTTGAGGAAACGCACAAGAACCGTCCCATGTCGCTTTCTGAGACCGCACTTGTAGAGATCCTGCGCAGCGACCTTGGATTTACCGGCGTCATCATTTCCGACGACATTCAGATGGATGCGATCCGGAGGAACTTTGCGCTGGAGGATGCGGTCCTGAAAGCCGTCCATGCACAAACCGACATACTGCTCTTTGCCAATGACAAACGACCGGATCCGGATATTCCCGAAAAGGTGGCGGGTATTCTATTGGACGCTGCCGAGGATGACCCGCTTCTGGTCGATAAAATCAATGCGGCCTATGAGCGGATTCTGGCTCTGAAAAGCCGGTTGAAGCAGCTTCAGCCACGCCTGTCCACTTCAACCGGGACTGTAAGTCCGTTGCCGGCAATCACGCCGGGAGATCACCTGTGTGCACTGTCGCCCGCTCAATAA
- a CDS encoding aminotransferase class III-fold pyridoxal phosphate-dependent enzyme: MKTTISQDDWKARAAEVLPAAGFGNFDPGVILREGRGSRVWDEDGKEFIDYLIGSGPMILGHGHPEVQDAVQEQLGKGMTFFTNNARGIELAEVLVEAVPCAEQVRYVSTGGEADMYAMRLARAFTGRDKILKFEGGYHGMSGEALMSLSPRKLVNFPQAVPDSAGIPESVRDNMLIAPFNDAEFVESLIEEHAGEIACVIVEPLQRLIPPAPGLLKALRDLTSKHGIVLIFDEVVTGFRFAYGGAQEYYGVTPDLCTLGKIIGGGFPLAAIAGKKEIMAHFDKGVVGDEGFTFQIGTLSGNPVASIAGLKTLEILKRPGAYEQLRQNGARLMSAFKTHLDAAGIAHQIVGEPFLFDVVFTDQPVRNYRDMFKNDGAKAKAFNQSLRARGILKPDSKLYAHLALTEEDLRQTEAALETAAQSLVA, encoded by the coding sequence ATGAAAACCACGATTTCCCAGGACGACTGGAAAGCCCGCGCTGCTGAAGTTCTGCCGGCGGCCGGTTTCGGCAACTTCGATCCGGGCGTCATCCTGCGAGAGGGCAGAGGATCGCGCGTATGGGACGAGGACGGGAAGGAATTTATCGACTATCTGATCGGGTCCGGACCGATGATCCTGGGCCATGGCCATCCTGAAGTTCAGGACGCCGTTCAGGAACAGCTCGGCAAGGGCATGACCTTCTTCACCAACAATGCGCGCGGGATCGAGCTTGCCGAAGTCCTGGTCGAGGCGGTGCCCTGCGCAGAGCAGGTGCGGTATGTGTCGACAGGCGGTGAAGCGGACATGTATGCCATGCGGCTCGCGCGCGCTTTCACAGGCCGGGACAAGATCCTGAAATTCGAGGGCGGCTACCATGGGATGTCCGGTGAAGCACTGATGAGCCTGTCACCACGCAAGCTCGTCAACTTTCCGCAGGCCGTTCCAGACTCTGCGGGTATTCCCGAAAGCGTCCGCGACAACATGCTGATCGCCCCGTTCAACGACGCGGAATTTGTCGAATCTCTTATCGAAGAGCATGCCGGTGAGATTGCCTGCGTGATCGTTGAGCCCCTGCAACGGCTCATTCCGCCAGCGCCCGGTCTCCTGAAAGCGCTCAGAGATCTGACGAGCAAGCATGGCATCGTTCTTATTTTCGATGAAGTTGTGACCGGCTTCCGGTTCGCCTATGGCGGCGCGCAGGAATACTACGGCGTCACGCCGGATCTGTGCACGCTTGGCAAGATCATCGGCGGCGGTTTCCCGCTGGCAGCGATTGCCGGCAAGAAGGAGATCATGGCCCATTTCGACAAGGGGGTTGTCGGAGACGAGGGCTTCACGTTTCAGATCGGAACGTTGAGCGGCAATCCCGTTGCCAGCATCGCGGGCTTGAAGACGCTGGAAATCCTGAAGCGTCCGGGTGCCTATGAGCAGTTGCGCCAGAACGGCGCGCGGCTCATGAGCGCCTTCAAAACGCATCTCGATGCTGCCGGTATTGCACACCAGATCGTCGGTGAGCCGTTTTTGTTCGATGTCGTCTTCACCGATCAACCGGTCCGAAACTATCGCGATATGTTTAAAAACGATGGCGCAAAGGCGAAGGCGTTCAATCAAAGCCTGCGCGCGCGCGGCATTCTGAAACCCGACAGCAAACTCTATGCGCATCTTGCGCTTACCGAAGAGGATCTGCGCCAGACCGAAGCAGCACTGGAGACGGCTGCTCAATCGCTGGTGGCCTGA
- a CDS encoding enolase C-terminal domain-like protein, which produces MSNYPDTQITGLTLWKVPLTSHETYYMADGKTCATVDSMVLRIDTDQGVSGWGEVCPIPHYLPAYANGVAPALAELAPVLIGANPIGVEALMSACRKHLLGHVYAQSAIDIALWDLTGKACGVPVSTLLGGRQAADLPLYHSITCIAPEDMARIAKDALATGMRQIQVKLGADDNWEADVARLRMVREAIGPGPLVYGDWNCGASRLDATRVGRAVRDLDVMLEQPCATLEECASVRAATGLPMKLDETAHDTASLFKAYELGCMDAVALKLSKFGGISELRRARDLCLHFGAKMCVEDTWGSDIATAAALHVAASSPPENVLNVCDLSNYVYPRLDPDAPVRSKGRISAPAGPGLGVTPNPDVLGEPVLSLAA; this is translated from the coding sequence ATGAGCAACTATCCCGACACTCAAATCACTGGGCTGACACTCTGGAAGGTGCCTCTGACCAGCCATGAAACCTACTACATGGCCGACGGCAAAACGTGCGCGACGGTCGACAGTATGGTCTTGCGGATCGATACGGACCAGGGTGTCAGCGGGTGGGGCGAAGTCTGTCCAATTCCGCACTACCTGCCTGCCTACGCGAATGGCGTCGCCCCGGCGCTTGCAGAACTGGCGCCGGTCTTGATCGGGGCAAATCCGATCGGCGTGGAAGCTCTTATGTCGGCTTGCCGGAAACACCTGCTCGGTCACGTCTACGCACAGTCCGCGATCGACATTGCCCTTTGGGATCTGACGGGCAAGGCCTGCGGCGTTCCGGTTTCCACGTTGCTTGGCGGCAGACAGGCGGCCGATCTGCCGCTCTATCATTCCATCACCTGCATCGCACCTGAGGATATGGCGCGCATCGCCAAGGACGCGCTGGCCACTGGGATGCGGCAAATCCAGGTGAAACTCGGCGCTGACGATAATTGGGAAGCAGATGTTGCCAGGCTCAGGATGGTGCGTGAGGCCATTGGCCCGGGACCACTTGTCTATGGCGACTGGAACTGCGGAGCAAGCCGGCTGGATGCAACAAGGGTCGGGCGCGCCGTCCGCGATCTTGATGTCATGCTGGAGCAGCCCTGTGCCACGCTTGAAGAATGTGCCTCGGTCCGCGCGGCCACGGGCCTGCCGATGAAGCTCGATGAAACCGCACATGACACGGCGAGCCTCTTCAAGGCCTATGAACTTGGCTGCATGGATGCAGTTGCGCTCAAGCTGTCGAAGTTTGGAGGAATTTCTGAGCTTCGGCGCGCGCGCGATCTTTGCCTGCATTTCGGTGCGAAGATGTGCGTTGAAGATACCTGGGGCTCGGATATTGCCACTGCCGCCGCATTGCATGTCGCGGCTTCGTCGCCGCCCGAGAATGTCCTGAATGTATGCGACCTCTCGAACTATGTTTATCCGCGTCTGGATCCGGATGCACCGGTCCGTTCCAAAGGTCGAATTTCTGCACCTGCCGGTCCCGGTCTTGGCGTAACGCCAAACCCGGACGTTCTGGGCGAACCCGTCCTATCGCTTGCTGCCTGA
- a CDS encoding mandelate racemase/muconate lactonizing enzyme family protein, with the protein MRISRISVWQVDLPLSKPYWLSGGRLKFETIDSTFVRIDTDEGLSGWGEGCPWGHTYLPAHAPGLRSAIELLAPALLGRDPRALDEINRTMDVQLPGHPYAKSPIDIACWDLLGKATGEPLWRMLGAEIPAPVAINSSISTGSPEEMIALIHEASAKGYRTHSAKVGGSDFAADIERIEAISAALPKGEQVTFDVNRAWTPGVALQVLNAVSARDWIEQPCETLDECAAVAEKVPQPIMLDECLHTFQDHLQAWKSGACQGVKVKPNRVGGLTKARRIRDFGVSVGWQMHIEDTGGSAFADTATLHLAASTPGPNRLASWLCHAHLAVDPVPGQGARNQDGYVIFSDAPGVGVTPEPAALGEPVAVFGGGA; encoded by the coding sequence ATGAGGATTTCCAGGATCAGCGTCTGGCAGGTCGACCTTCCACTCTCCAAGCCCTATTGGCTATCGGGCGGACGGCTGAAATTCGAGACAATCGACAGCACCTTCGTGCGGATCGATACAGATGAGGGCCTTTCCGGCTGGGGCGAAGGCTGTCCCTGGGGGCACACTTATCTCCCGGCTCACGCCCCGGGATTGCGGTCGGCGATCGAATTGCTGGCGCCGGCGCTTCTGGGGCGGGATCCGCGTGCGCTCGATGAGATCAACCGGACCATGGATGTCCAGCTTCCAGGGCACCCTTACGCCAAATCACCGATCGACATTGCCTGCTGGGATCTTCTCGGCAAGGCCACCGGTGAGCCTCTCTGGCGCATGCTGGGTGCGGAAATACCTGCGCCCGTCGCGATTAACTCGTCCATTTCGACAGGGTCGCCCGAGGAGATGATTGCCCTGATCCACGAGGCCAGCGCCAAAGGTTACCGGACGCATTCGGCGAAGGTTGGCGGCAGTGACTTTGCCGCCGATATCGAACGCATTGAAGCGATTTCCGCGGCCTTGCCGAAGGGTGAACAAGTTACGTTCGACGTGAACAGGGCCTGGACCCCGGGCGTTGCGCTGCAGGTCTTGAATGCCGTTTCGGCGCGCGATTGGATCGAACAGCCCTGCGAGACGTTGGATGAATGCGCTGCGGTCGCTGAAAAGGTGCCTCAACCAATCATGCTGGATGAATGCCTGCACACGTTTCAGGATCATCTTCAGGCCTGGAAATCGGGCGCGTGTCAGGGCGTCAAGGTCAAACCCAACCGGGTTGGCGGATTGACCAAGGCGCGGCGTATCCGAGATTTCGGCGTTTCGGTCGGCTGGCAGATGCACATCGAAGATACGGGCGGAAGTGCCTTTGCCGACACGGCGACGCTGCACCTCGCCGCATCGACACCGGGCCCAAACAGGCTTGCCAGCTGGCTGTGTCATGCGCATCTGGCTGTGGATCCGGTTCCGGGGCAGGGCGCGCGCAATCAAGACGGTTATGTCATTTTCAGCGATGCGCCCGGAGTTGGCGTTACACCGGAGCCGGCGGCGCTCGGAGAGCCTGTTGCGGTTTTTGGAGGGGGCGCATGA
- a CDS encoding enolase C-terminal domain-like protein translates to MKITRVRIFKTDLPYVDGSYGWGAGNAISTARASVVVMDTDAGLSGCGEFTPCGENYMVAHSEGVEALARLVAPALIGEDPRQVARIEQLLDHLVQGHGYAKAPFDAACWDIAGKALNAPVWMLLGGKLTDGAPMYRVAPHRSTEETVAELERHRASGYRQFQIKVGANWVEDIERIRAVVPLLKPGEKAMADANQGWRVDNALRVARATRDLDFIFEQPCRTYEECLQVRSRIDLPMKLDECVTGMQAAQRIVADRAADLVCLKISNLGGLSKARRVRDFFIDNRIPVVSEDTWGGEIATATLAHFAASTPAEFLQNTTDLHNYNTRSTGYPGPRTEDGKLYASDGPGLGVEPDFDSLGVPVAEYGVAA, encoded by the coding sequence ATGAAGATCACGCGCGTACGCATCTTCAAGACGGATCTCCCCTATGTCGACGGCAGCTACGGCTGGGGTGCCGGCAACGCCATTTCGACGGCCCGGGCCTCTGTTGTGGTCATGGATACGGATGCGGGTCTTTCCGGCTGCGGCGAGTTCACACCCTGCGGTGAGAATTACATGGTTGCGCATTCAGAAGGAGTTGAGGCGCTCGCCCGGCTCGTCGCACCCGCGCTTATCGGTGAGGACCCGCGCCAGGTCGCCCGCATTGAACAACTGCTGGATCATCTTGTGCAGGGACATGGCTACGCGAAGGCCCCGTTCGATGCCGCATGTTGGGATATTGCCGGAAAGGCACTGAATGCACCGGTCTGGATGCTGCTCGGCGGCAAGCTGACGGACGGAGCGCCGATGTACCGGGTCGCCCCGCACCGCTCGACGGAAGAAACGGTCGCCGAACTGGAGCGTCACCGCGCAAGCGGATACCGGCAATTTCAGATCAAGGTCGGCGCGAACTGGGTCGAGGATATCGAACGGATCCGCGCCGTAGTTCCGCTGCTTAAACCGGGCGAAAAGGCGATGGCGGATGCCAACCAGGGTTGGCGTGTCGACAACGCGCTCAGGGTCGCAAGGGCGACGCGGGATCTTGATTTCATTTTCGAACAGCCCTGCCGCACATACGAAGAGTGCCTGCAGGTGCGCAGCCGGATCGACTTGCCGATGAAGCTGGATGAGTGCGTCACCGGCATGCAGGCAGCGCAGCGGATCGTGGCCGACCGGGCTGCGGATCTGGTGTGTCTGAAAATTTCCAATCTGGGCGGGCTCTCGAAAGCGCGGCGTGTGCGTGATTTCTTCATCGATAACCGCATTCCGGTTGTCTCGGAGGACACCTGGGGCGGAGAGATTGCCACGGCCACACTGGCGCATTTTGCGGCCTCAACACCGGCGGAGTTTCTGCAGAACACGACCGATCTTCACAATTACAACACCCGCTCGACCGGATATCCGGGACCGAGAACCGAAGACGGAAAGCTCTACGCATCCGATGGGCCGGGCCTCGGCGTCGAACCCGATTTCGACAGCCTTGGTGTACCGGTTGCCGAATACGGAGTGGCGGCATGA
- a CDS encoding alcohol dehydrogenase family protein yields the protein MTIPATMKAMVLKGHGGLDQIVWHENWPTPKPGPGEVLIKVGACGLNNTDVNTRSGWYSKTVSDATTGGAYEEVGQEDPTWGGAPITFPRIQGADAVGEVVGLGDGTPHDLLGKRVMVDGWVRDWSDPFNRDKAGYFGSECDGGYAEYTVANAKNVGAVESNLSDAELATFSCSYTTAEGMLSRAKVTEADTVLVSGASGGVGSAVVQLAKRRGATVVATASTSKHADVKALGADVLLDRAPEDLGAALKAALGRETVSVVSDIVGGPYWGKLIDVLERGGRYTCSGAIAGPIVELDLRTFYLKDLSLIGSTVVEPHIFKDLVGYIERGEVKPALAATYPLKDFHAAQTAFIEKKHTGNIVVIP from the coding sequence ATGACAATACCTGCAACAATGAAAGCCATGGTCCTGAAAGGCCATGGAGGGCTTGACCAGATTGTCTGGCACGAAAACTGGCCGACGCCGAAACCCGGCCCGGGAGAGGTTCTGATCAAGGTCGGTGCGTGCGGACTGAACAATACCGACGTCAACACGAGGTCCGGCTGGTATTCGAAAACCGTCTCCGACGCGACCACGGGCGGGGCCTACGAGGAGGTCGGGCAGGAAGATCCGACCTGGGGTGGAGCGCCGATTACATTTCCGCGTATTCAAGGCGCCGATGCGGTTGGAGAGGTTGTCGGCCTCGGCGACGGCACTCCTCACGATCTGCTGGGAAAGCGGGTGATGGTAGACGGATGGGTCCGTGACTGGTCGGATCCCTTCAACCGCGACAAGGCCGGATATTTCGGCTCGGAATGTGACGGGGGATATGCCGAATACACAGTCGCCAACGCCAAGAATGTCGGTGCAGTTGAGTCCAATTTGAGCGATGCGGAACTGGCGACGTTCTCGTGTTCCTACACGACGGCCGAGGGAATGCTCAGCCGGGCGAAGGTTACCGAAGCGGACACGGTTCTTGTCTCCGGAGCTTCCGGAGGCGTCGGATCTGCTGTTGTCCAACTTGCCAAACGCCGCGGCGCGACGGTGGTCGCGACGGCCTCCACGTCAAAGCACGCGGACGTAAAGGCGCTCGGAGCGGACGTACTTCTGGACCGCGCGCCGGAGGATCTCGGCGCGGCTCTGAAGGCAGCCCTTGGACGGGAGACCGTTTCCGTGGTGTCCGATATCGTTGGAGGGCCCTACTGGGGCAAGCTGATCGATGTCCTGGAGCGTGGCGGGCGGTACACCTGTTCAGGCGCGATTGCCGGGCCGATCGTCGAGCTGGATCTCAGGACCTTCTATCTAAAGGATCTTTCGCTCATCGGGTCCACCGTCGTGGAACCTCATATCTTCAAGGATCTTGTCGGCTATATCGAACGCGGCGAAGTGAAACCTGCCTTGGCCGCGACCTATCCCCTCAAGGATTTTCACGCGGCGCAGACCGCCTTCATTGAGAAGAAGCACACGGGAAACATCGTGGTGATCCCATGA